In Actinomycetota bacterium, the genomic stretch GGGCTGGTCCTGCCGGCCATGGGCTACGGGGGGCGCCAGATCGAGGAGCTGGCGGCCACCATCGACGCCGCCGACTGCGACGTGGTCGTGGCCGGTACCCCGATCGGCCTGCGCCGGGTCGTCGGCACCGCCCGCCCGGTCCGCCAGGCCGGCTATGAGCTGCGCGAGCTGGGCCACCCCGACCTGACCGATGTGCTCGCGCCCATCCTGGCCGCGGCCAGGCCCGCCCGGCCGGTCGCCCCGGCCCGCTGACAAGGAGGACGCCATGCGGACAGTGCACCCACAGACCCGGGAGAACCTGCTCCGGGCGATGCGGCGGGAGGCGTACGCCTTCGCCATGTACCTGCTGTACGCCACCCAGGCCCGCAAGCACGGCCGGCCACAGGTGGCCGAGCTGTTCGAGCAGGTGGCCAAGGAGGAGTACTTCGGCCACTTCGTCGAGCAGGCCCTGGAAGTGGGGGTCATCGGCATGGAGGCCGAGAACCTGCACCTGGCCATCGAGGAGGAGGCCTTCGAGGCCGAGGTGATGTACCGCGACTTCCAGGGCCAGGCACAGGCGGTCGGCGACCACGCCGCCGCCGAGCGGTTCCGCCGCCTGCGCGAGGACGAACGGCGCAACCGTGACCAGTTCCTGGCCGTCCTGCGGGACCTGGACCCGGCCGACCCGGCCGAGTAGCGAACGGCCCCCCAGAATCGGGACCAGGGGCCCTAGGGACGGACCGAGCGCTCGGCTACGGTGCCAGGGCAACGACAAAGGAGGCACCGATGAAGGTCTCCGACCTGCAGCCCCACGAGCTGTTCACCGCCCAGGCGGACGAGAGCCTGGACGTCGCGGCCGACCGCATGAACTGGCATCAGGTCGGCGCCCTTCCGGTCCTGGAGGGCCAGCACCTGGCCGGCATCATCACCGAACGGGACGTCACGGCCGCGATGGCCGAGGGCGCGGACCCGGTCATCACGCCGGTGTCGGACTACATGACCCCGGCCCCGGAGGTCCTGCGGCCCGACAGCGAACTCGCCGACGCCGCCCATCTGATGCTGGAGCTGGGCATCCGGC encodes the following:
- a CDS encoding GTPase, which codes for GLVLPAMGYGGRQIEELAATIDAADCDVVVAGTPIGLRRVVGTARPVRQAGYELRELGHPDLTDVLAPILAAARPARPVAPAR
- a CDS encoding ferritin family protein, which translates into the protein MRTVHPQTRENLLRAMRREAYAFAMYLLYATQARKHGRPQVAELFEQVAKEEYFGHFVEQALEVGVIGMEAENLHLAIEEEAFEAEVMYRDFQGQAQAVGDHAAAERFRRLREDERRNRDQFLAVLRDLDPADPAE
- a CDS encoding CBS domain-containing protein, producing MKVSDLQPHELFTAQADESLDVAADRMNWHQVGALPVLEGQHLAGIITERDVTAAMAEGADPVITPVSDYMTPAPEVLRPDSELADAAHLMLELGIRHLPIVRGGHLVGVLSIRDVLDAEVHQADGSRAG